CGAGGGCAGAGTCCAGTGACACCCCCGACCGCAGCCCACTCAGGCCCCTGCCTCCCACCCCTGTGGGTAGAGCCCATCGGGGTGGgggtccctgcctccctcccttggACCCCAGGCCCTGGCCAGAGTCCAGTCTTCAGCCCTCTGTACCCAATCAAGTCCATCCTTCCTGTGCTGATCAGCAGAGGGCGCTGCTGTCAAATGGCCACCAGGACAGCTGGCTCCCACCCACAGGCGCCGCCCCCAGGTCTTGGCTAACTGCTAGCCTGCTGTCAGAGGAGAGGTGGCTGGGCTGAGGCTGGGCCGTCCATGGCCAGGACCTGGGCACTTATCACGGAGCCTGAGGCCAGCCCCAGGGCCAAGGCCAGCCTGACGCCACCATTGGTTGTGCCTGAGGCTGAGACAAGGCTGAACTAGGCCTTCAGTGTGGTCGCCCCCTTCCCTCCAGCCTCCCCAGGGCCTGCAGGTACCCCTGGCCTATGCTGCCCCTCCTCTGACCAGCACCAGCACCCCTCAGGGCCGGGTGGTCTGGGGTGGAatttttcacttccttgtccCACCCCGAAGTCAGGAGGAGTCTGTACCATAGCCTCCAAGCACTAACCGCCTGCATCAGCCCTCCTGGGAGGTGGGGCCTGGGCCtggaagagtccctggatggtgcaaatggttgatgtgatcagctgctaactcaaaggatagaggtttaagtctacccaaaggccactcgaaagaaaggcctggtgatctacttccaaaaagtcagccactgaaaaccctgtggagcacagttctactctgacacacttggggtcaccatgaattggggcaACTAGAAAAACTGGGAGCAGGTGGGGCTGTGGTGGTCCCCACAGTCTCCCCTTCACCGGGGCCAGAGCCCGTTTACCTAGCACATGGGCAGGCAGTTTGCTTTTTGGAGAAGGCTACTCCAGAAGTCAAAATAGCATGAAATTTAATTTTCCACCTATTTGACACAACTGGGTCGGGCCCCAATCACTGCGGAGATAAGGGCCCTTGGGCCAAAGGTGGGAGCCAGCTGGGCCCATAGCAAACACTCCAGGATCCCTGGGCAGGCGGCAGCCAGGTGAGGCCCCTCTGAGCacacaccccccccaccccccacagagCTCTGGTTGCCGGGTGCTAAAGCAAACGGGACTGTTTGCCCAGTCTGCGATTACAATGCCGCCATCACCAAATATTTGCCAGCCCTGGCTGGCCAGCCACTGCAGCTCGGCTATAAATGCTTGAGCCCAGGTGGAGGCGGCCTGCCCAGGGAGAGCTTTGGCCAGGTAAGAGGCAGGTGTGTGTGGGCAGGGTGGGCCCAGGTCTCtcctgggactcctgggggctgcCGCACCACCAGTGGTGTGGGGGTCCaacctcctctcccctccttgcTGCCGAGGGTGGAGGTCTGGTCTATGGAGACCCCTCACACCAAGGAGGCCACCACAGCTGGGCTGGCCAAGGACTGGAAAGGCAGGGGCCCCTTGAGGCAGGCCATAGGGCAAAGATGGGGCTGGAGTAAAGGGCCCGTGAGTCTTGCTCTCTGAGAGTTGCCATCCTCAAAGTCCAACGATGGGGCCACCTGGGGGCagaacccagccctgtgagctagGTCAGGGCCACAGAGCAGTCAGCAATGTAGGGAGGGGAACCTGGGAACCAAAATGGGGGCAGCATCCAGGGCCACCCTCAGAGAGGGGGTTTCTGACACTGGGTCGCACTCTCTCTACACCAgattcctttcctccttctcgCCCTCCTGCTGGGGTCCCCAGGAGCCCATGGCTGTGGAGGGGCCAACCGCACCTCTCCCTGAGGGTAGGGAGCCTTCCAGGGTTCAGTCAGCCCCAGTGTGGCTGCTGGCCAAGAAGAGGCCCCTCATCCTGCAGGCGCCCCCAGAACTCCCTTGGTCCTGCCCAAGACCCAGCCCAGTTGCCTTCCTCAGCCTTTCCCGGCTCTGGGACCCCCGATCCCCCCACTTCCTCCCTCCTGCCGACCCCTCCTCGGCTGGAGATGCTGACGCTGACAGGGTCATCTCTTATACCCCTTGTACCATGGAGGGGGACAAATTAAAGCTTTGGTGTGCCCGCACTAGAATTAGAGAAGACAAGAGTACCGGgacctgggggaggggggcagcctACCATCCCCTTTCCAGATACGAGCCTGTTTGTCAGAGAGCTGCCAAGGCCAGTTCTGATGCCACAGCAACCACAACCTGGGCCAGGCGCCCCACTCAGCAGGGATCCCAAACCCCTTGCACCGCAGTCCCTGGGTCTCTCCCCCGTCCCCTGCAGCACCTGGTTGGGGCAGGGCTGAGTCCCTGTGACCTCTCTCGGGCCCCTCCACTTCACCCATTGCTGCAGAGGCTCCCCAAGATCCACTGATTCTTTCCCCCACGACGATTCTGATGAACCATCCAAGTCATGGCCCACCTGCCCTCCACCCATGGACCTCTCTCTTCCCCCTGTCCCACAGTGCCCAGCCCTCTGGAGCTGCCACCCCAGTCTTCCTTGGCCCTCAAGAGGGCTTCGGCTCCAGGGAGGGCAGGTGGCCTACTGTGGGGAGGAAACGTTTGGGTGGGCTCTGAGACAGACCTACTAGAGGGTGAGTCTGTCCAAACCGCTCACCTGCCCCTCTTTCCACCTACCCCCCCGCCCAGCCCCGGTAGCCCCAGGACAGCGAGGAGATGGCGGCCGGGGTGGTCCAGCCCCTGTGCGACTTCCAGCTGCCCCTGCCTTTCCACCAGCCCTTCCTGCCCTTGGAGCCGGAGCCCCCAGAGACcgcagaggaagaagaggagcagggggaggaagaggacgAGGAGGAGGTGCTGGAGGGTCAGGGGCCGGGGGGCTGCAGCCCGGACCCCCGGAGCTCAGGCGAGACCTCCGCGCCCGCCCCCACTGGTCCCAGCAGCCCCGAGGGCGCATGGCGACTGCTACGCTTCTCCGAGCTTATCAGCGGCGACATCCAGAGGTACTTCGGCCGCAAAGACCAGGGGCAGGACCCCGACGCCAGAGACTTCTACCGGGAGGGTCGCGCGGTGGACAGGTCCACCAGAGGGCGCTACTATGCCGACCTGGTGTGGGAGGCCCGGGGTGGGGCCCCCGAGGAGACCCTCGAGGCCGCCGAGCCCGCACCGCTGGGGCCGCTGGCTGAGCTCTTTGAGTACGGGCTGGGGCGATGCACAGGGTCTGGCGGAGGCCGCGGCCAGAGGCTGCAGCGCAAGTACGGCCACATCACGCCCATGACCCAGAGGCAGCTGCCTCCATCCTTCTGGAAGGAGCCAGCACCCAGCCCCCTGGGCCTACTGCACCCCGGTACCCCTGACTTCAGCGACCTGCTGG
The sequence above is drawn from the Elephas maximus indicus isolate mEleMax1 chromosome 12, mEleMax1 primary haplotype, whole genome shotgun sequence genome and encodes:
- the PERCC1 gene encoding protein PERCC1 — encoded protein: MAAGVVQPLCDFQLPLPFHQPFLPLEPEPPETAEEEEEQGEEEDEEEVLEGQGPGGCSPDPRSSGETSAPAPTGPSSPEGAWRLLRFSELISGDIQRYFGRKDQGQDPDARDFYREGRAVDRSTRGRYYADLVWEARGGAPEETLEAAEPAPLGPLAELFEYGLGRCTGSGGGRGQRLQRKYGHITPMTQRQLPPSFWKEPAPSPLGLLHPGTPDFSDLLANWTAEAGLELPGPGAESQALEGGPMAEA